The DNA window ACCGTGGTAATCATATCCACCACATCTTTATCGTTTCTCAGGAATTTTTCAACTTCCAGGGTTACCTGGTTGGTTTTCTCTACAGAAGCGTCTTTCGGCAATTCCATCTGAACCAGAAATTGTCCCCGGTCCATTTTAGGGAAGAATTCACCTCCGATGAATCCGAATGCTACCAGCATGAAGGAGGAAAGCAGGATGATAAATGTGATGATCACCGTCATCACTCTTCTCAAAGTGGTTTTTAAAACCCATTCCAGAATGCCCGTAATCCAGTGGGTAAATTTCTCCAACTGTTTCTCGAACCAGAGAATGAATCTTTCAAAAACGTTCTTCCCTGTAAGATGCACGAGTTTACCGTACCTTGAAGACAACCAAGGAATGATGGTAAATGAAGCCAGCAAGGACAGCAGGGTCGCAATAACTACCGTTACACAGAACTGGGCCAGGATATCCGACACCAATCCTGAACTCATCGCAATCGGTAAGAATACCACCACAATAACCAGCGTAATTGCCGTTACGGTAAACCCGATTTCTGAAGCTCCGTCATAAGCGGCACGGATCCTGCTTTTCCCCATCTCCATATGCCGGTACACGTTTTCCAGTACCACAATCGCGTCATCCACGAGGATACCTACCACAAGTGACAGTCCCAGTAAACTCATCAGGTTAAGGGTATAACCCATTAGGTACATCCCGATTACCGTGGCAATCAGAGACATTGGAATGGAAACCATAACGATAAAAGCGTTCCTGATGTTGTGGAGGAACAATAACATCACCACCGCTACCAGGATAATCGCCAGGAATAAGTCGAAAATTACGTGATCGGCTGCTTCCAGGGTAAAATCTGTGGTATCATCTACAATATTCAGCTGAATTCCCTGAGCCTTATAGTTGTTCTGAACCTGGGCAATGGTTTTCTGAACCAGTTCCGAAACAGCCACCGCATTCGCATCCGATTGTTTTTTCACCTGAAGCAAAATGGTAGAATTCTGGTTGTACCGTGCGATTTTCTCTACATCTTTCTGTGAATCGAAAACCGTGGCAATATCAGAGAGACGTACCTGGGCTCCGTTTTTATTGGAAACCACAAGGTTGTTCAGTTCAGCTACATCTTTATATTTTCCGGACAGACGGATCGTTGATCTCGATGTCCTTGTTTTTAATGCTCCTGTAGGGAAATCCAGGTTGGAAGAAAGGATAGCCTGCTGCACATCGCCTATAGAAAGGCCATATCCCTGCAGTTTCTTTTCATCCAGGTTCACCTGAATCTCTCTCTCCTGACCACCCACTAAAGTAACCTGAGCCACCCCGTTCACACGGGAAAAGATCGGTTCTATTTTCTTGTCTAAAAGATCGTAAAGCTCTTTATTATTCAGCTTGTTGCTGGTAATACTCAGCGTCATGATCGGAAGGTCATCCAGCGAGAATTTCTGCAAAGACGGCGGGTCTGCATCATCCGGAAGGTCTGCCAGGATAGCATTCACCTTTCTCTGGGCATCGTTCAGCGCATAGTTGACATCGGCTCCTGTGTTCAGCTGAACCATGATTACCGATAAACTTTCATAAGATGAAGATTCTACTTTCTTTACATTCTCCAGAGACCCTACGGCATCTTCAATTTTCCGGGTCACGGACGTTTCCACCTCTGCAGGCGAAGCTCCGGGATATACCGTAGAAATGGTGACCACATTGGTTTCAAACTTCGGAATCAATTCATACCCCATCATGGAGTAGCTTAACAAACCGCCCAGCGTGAGGATCGTAAAGAGTACGATCACCAGGGACGGCCTTTTAATGGATATTTCTGCTAACTTCATCTTATCTTACTTTACGATATTGATTTTGGAACCGTTATCCAGGTTGATCTGTCCGCTGGTAATCACCTGTTCGCCGCCTTTAAGGCCGCTTAAGATCTGAACTTTATCACCATATACTTTACCGGTCTGAACAGTAATTAATTTTGCGGTTCCGTTGTTGACAATAAACAGCTGTCCTGAGCTTACTCCATTC is part of the Chryseobacterium camelliae genome and encodes:
- a CDS encoding efflux RND transporter permease subunit, with product MKLAEISIKRPSLVIVLFTILTLGGLLSYSMMGYELIPKFETNVVTISTVYPGASPAEVETSVTRKIEDAVGSLENVKKVESSSYESLSVIMVQLNTGADVNYALNDAQRKVNAILADLPDDADPPSLQKFSLDDLPIMTLSITSNKLNNKELYDLLDKKIEPIFSRVNGVAQVTLVGGQEREIQVNLDEKKLQGYGLSIGDVQQAILSSNLDFPTGALKTRTSRSTIRLSGKYKDVAELNNLVVSNKNGAQVRLSDIATVFDSQKDVEKIARYNQNSTILLQVKKQSDANAVAVSELVQKTIAQVQNNYKAQGIQLNIVDDTTDFTLEAADHVIFDLFLAIILVAVVMLLFLHNIRNAFIVMVSIPMSLIATVIGMYLMGYTLNLMSLLGLSLVVGILVDDAIVVLENVYRHMEMGKSRIRAAYDGASEIGFTVTAITLVIVVVFLPIAMSSGLVSDILAQFCVTVVIATLLSLLASFTIIPWLSSRYGKLVHLTGKNVFERFILWFEKQLEKFTHWITGILEWVLKTTLRRVMTVIITFIILLSSFMLVAFGFIGGEFFPKMDRGQFLVQMELPKDASVEKTNQVTLEVEKFLRNDKDVVDMITTVGQQSSGFGGAQATLYQSEIQVILVDKSKRNESTDIKSAKIKRALEEKFTGVEFKTAPIGLMGADNAPIELVVTAQDNETANKEANRILGLLKKVPGAVDAELSTDSGNPEVQVNIDRDKMAALGLNLSSVGQTMQTAFSGNTDGKFRAGEYEYDINIRFGDANRQSIDDVRNLMFTNPQGQQIRLSQFADVKMGSGPSLLERRDKAPSVKVKSKVVGRPSGDVANEWAAMFMDNEKTKPAGVSYIWSGDMENQTEGFGTLGIALLAAIVLVYLVMVSLYDSFVYPFVVLFSIPLALIGVMVILAITGNSLNIFTMLGMIMLIGLVAKNAIMIVDFANMRKAAGANTHDALIQANHARLRPILMTTIAMIFGMIPIAIAKGAGAEMNNGLAWVIIGGLTSSLFLTLIIVPVVYSLFDSILRRMGKNEKIDYEAEMKADYEHRELSEDGFTPKHTD